The following are encoded together in the Parabacteroides chongii genome:
- a CDS encoding FecR family protein yields MKATNIHTKIDELITNYLSGGLGTEELTELEDWLKASPENQKYFRQIREAWFSTIGANEETRYDKEAAFQRFLSKTQVAAEKKVIKKHPLHKYMYAAAAIALLCLISFASYWSGSEQVKKQFAEMVIEAPLGSKTKLYLPDGTLVWLNAGSKITYSQGFGVAERKLQLAGEGYFEVTKNEQIPFEIKTKELELRVLGTKFNFRNYPEDEEISVDLLEGKVSLKNSLKNNSLCYLEPDQKAILNKRNGELQISSVEAEYASEWTNGFLFFDEDLLPDIAKELERSYNVKITLEDSSLATFRFYGNFVRKEQSIRDILDMLASTGKLQYHINGRNIHLYTTR; encoded by the coding sequence ATGAAAGCAACAAACATACATACCAAAATAGATGAACTGATCACAAATTACCTTTCAGGAGGTTTGGGAACAGAGGAATTAACTGAGCTCGAAGATTGGCTCAAGGCTTCTCCGGAAAACCAAAAATATTTCCGACAGATACGGGAAGCTTGGTTCTCTACGATCGGAGCTAATGAAGAGACACGATACGATAAAGAAGCAGCATTCCAACGGTTCCTTTCCAAAACCCAGGTAGCAGCAGAGAAAAAAGTGATCAAAAAACATCCTCTGCACAAATATATGTATGCGGCAGCAGCAATTGCTCTTTTATGTCTCATTTCTTTCGCCTCTTATTGGAGTGGCTCCGAACAGGTCAAGAAACAATTTGCCGAGATGGTGATAGAAGCTCCTTTAGGCTCGAAAACAAAATTATACCTCCCGGACGGCACATTGGTATGGTTGAATGCCGGCTCGAAAATCACCTATTCACAAGGCTTCGGTGTTGCCGAACGAAAACTGCAACTGGCAGGTGAAGGATATTTTGAAGTCACTAAAAATGAGCAAATACCTTTCGAGATCAAAACAAAAGAGTTGGAGCTACGGGTGTTGGGAACCAAATTCAATTTTAGGAACTATCCGGAAGATGAGGAGATTTCAGTCGATTTGCTGGAAGGGAAAGTCAGTCTAAAAAACTCTCTTAAAAACAATAGCCTATGCTATCTGGAGCCAGATCAGAAAGCTATATTGAATAAGAGAAACGGAGAACTTCAGATATCTTCAGTTGAAGCAGAATATGCTTCTGAATGGACAAACGGCTTTCTCTTTTTTGATGAAGACCTGCTACCGGATATCGCTAAAGAGTTGGAAAGAAGCTATAATGTAAAAATAACCTTGGAAGATAGTTCATTGGCTACATTCCGCTTTTATGGAAATTTCGTCCGTAAAGAACAAAGTATCCGCGATATATTGGATATGTTAGCATCTACCGGCAAACTGCAATATCATATCAACGGTAGAAACATACATTTATATACAACCAGATAA
- a CDS encoding RagB/SusD family nutrient uptake outer membrane protein, with the protein MKKYIFIWMIGIIFPLFTACNDSFLDLNPRDQLSEQTFWATETDAFNALVGVYSRYTDGDNVWMYYDHILGLPARTDEAVNVWKGNDYNNLGAGNNSPSMWYTKELWSIRYRIIRTCNVFLTNIDKPEMDNTKREQMKGEVKFLRAFAYHFLLNNWGGVPIIEEPLNLEDLKRPRNTAEEVLDFILKDLDDAIKVLPETWSSEYAGRITKGAALGMKARALLYAGRWEEAAVAAKAVMDLGVHSLYPNYEELFEINNKYNDEILYAWQFVGQNMANYTQIYMHFPSYGGWGGTNPLQGFIDEFPCTDGKPSYESAVYNPEKPYENRDPRFYMSIIYPGATYRDVEIPVYGDVDYPGATGNSSQSGYYTRKFLDDGAVRYALIPMESNVVILRYAEVLLTYAEAKIESGSIDQSVYDAINLLRARAYGVNISETDKYPAVTGGSQTELREIIRRERMTELCFEGQRRDDIIRWKTAEKALNGACYGIPVEKGSKDHILVMERRFNPSYHYLFPIPQDEIDLIGKDIMKQNPGWD; encoded by the coding sequence ATGAAAAAGTATATTTTTATATGGATGATAGGGATCATATTCCCCTTATTTACTGCTTGTAATGATAGCTTTCTGGATCTGAATCCGAGAGATCAATTATCGGAGCAAACATTTTGGGCCACGGAAACGGATGCTTTTAATGCGTTGGTCGGCGTTTATTCCCGTTATACGGACGGTGATAATGTTTGGATGTATTATGATCATATATTAGGTTTGCCGGCCCGGACGGACGAAGCAGTCAATGTGTGGAAAGGTAATGATTATAATAACCTGGGAGCAGGAAATAACAGCCCTTCCATGTGGTATACGAAAGAGTTATGGTCTATCCGCTATCGTATTATTCGTACTTGCAATGTGTTTCTGACTAATATTGACAAACCGGAAATGGATAATACAAAGCGTGAACAAATGAAAGGGGAAGTTAAATTCCTGCGTGCTTTTGCTTATCATTTTCTGTTGAATAACTGGGGAGGAGTTCCCATTATTGAAGAACCTCTGAATCTGGAGGATCTGAAACGCCCAAGAAACACTGCAGAAGAAGTGCTGGATTTTATTTTAAAAGATTTAGACGATGCAATCAAGGTCCTGCCGGAAACATGGTCGTCTGAATATGCCGGACGTATTACGAAAGGAGCAGCTTTAGGAATGAAAGCACGTGCATTGTTATATGCCGGACGTTGGGAAGAAGCTGCCGTTGCCGCAAAAGCTGTAATGGATTTAGGAGTACATTCGCTGTATCCTAACTATGAAGAGTTATTTGAAATAAATAATAAGTATAATGATGAAATATTATATGCTTGGCAATTTGTAGGACAAAATATGGCAAACTATACGCAAATCTATATGCATTTCCCTAGTTATGGCGGTTGGGGTGGAACAAATCCTTTACAGGGCTTTATTGATGAATTTCCTTGTACAGATGGAAAGCCGTCTTATGAGTCTGCCGTATATAATCCCGAAAAACCATATGAGAATAGAGACCCTCGTTTTTATATGTCCATCATATATCCGGGAGCGACTTATAGGGATGTCGAAATTCCGGTTTATGGCGATGTAGACTATCCGGGAGCAACAGGAAATTCTTCCCAGTCCGGATATTATACTCGTAAATTCCTGGATGATGGAGCTGTCAGATATGCTTTGATACCTATGGAAAGTAATGTAGTCATATTGCGTTATGCAGAAGTACTTCTGACTTATGCAGAGGCTAAGATTGAATCCGGCTCAATCGATCAGTCTGTGTATGATGCCATCAATTTATTGAGAGCAAGAGCCTATGGGGTTAATATTAGTGAAACTGATAAATATCCTGCTGTTACAGGAGGTTCTCAAACCGAGTTGAGAGAGATAATACGCCGTGAACGTATGACCGAACTTTGTTTTGAAGGACAGCGCAGAGACGATATTATTCGTTGGAAAACAGCCGAAAAAGCATTGAACGGCGCTTGTTATGGAATTCCTGTGGAAAAGGGCAGTAAAGACCATATTTTAGTGATGGAGCGTCGTTTTAACCCTTCTTATCATTATCTCTTCCCGATTCCCCAAGATGAAATCGACCTGATCGGTAAAGATATTATGAAACAAAATCCAGGTTGGGATTAA
- a CDS encoding Gfo/Idh/MocA family oxidoreductase, which translates to MSINRRNFLKGSLFGAGMALTGFTSCSSVDKSEAEAIVRECVEKGKNRKQLFNMCGYAADPIPVVRIGYVGIGSRGSWAVTRILNIKEIEVRGLCDLREEAVKKNQETLKKFNKHPAKEYFGDEYAWKKLCEQEDIDLIYIATPWKWHTPIAVYAMECGKHVAVEVPAAKTLEECWQLVETSERTQKHCMQLENCCYDFFEILTVNMVQKGLFGEVIHGEGAYIHELLSGMFGEPEWPAWRWDENHKSGNPYPTHGLGPVCWAMDINRGDKMEYLTSISTDDFMMEAKAKELAAKNDYYKPMAAMKYRGNMNTTTVRTAKGKTIMIQHDVSTPHPYDRLHVLTGTKGSCRKYPEPGKVAFGHDYISQEKMTELEEQYTPEVVKHISEVAKIIGGHGGMDFIMDWRMIDCLRNGLPLDMDVYDAAAWCSITPLSYWSVANRSNSIDVPDFTGGSWKKNRPVDLSLRGGGNTNVVEQPKS; encoded by the coding sequence ATGAGTATAAATCGTCGTAACTTTTTAAAAGGTTCTCTTTTCGGAGCAGGGATGGCTCTGACCGGCTTTACTAGTTGTTCTTCCGTAGATAAATCAGAGGCAGAAGCCATTGTAAGAGAATGCGTAGAAAAAGGGAAAAATAGAAAACAACTGTTTAATATGTGCGGTTATGCCGCCGATCCTATTCCGGTTGTCCGGATCGGTTATGTAGGAATAGGGAGCCGGGGAAGCTGGGCCGTAACTCGTATCCTCAATATCAAAGAAATAGAGGTCAGGGGCTTGTGTGATCTACGGGAAGAGGCAGTGAAGAAGAACCAGGAGACACTTAAAAAATTTAATAAACATCCGGCAAAGGAGTATTTTGGAGATGAGTATGCTTGGAAAAAGTTATGTGAGCAGGAAGACATTGATTTGATTTACATCGCTACTCCTTGGAAGTGGCATACTCCCATAGCTGTGTATGCAATGGAATGCGGAAAGCATGTGGCGGTAGAAGTTCCGGCTGCAAAAACATTGGAAGAATGCTGGCAGCTTGTTGAAACATCTGAACGCACCCAAAAACACTGTATGCAACTGGAGAATTGCTGTTATGACTTTTTTGAGATTTTAACGGTAAACATGGTTCAAAAAGGATTGTTCGGAGAAGTAATTCACGGAGAGGGTGCCTATATCCACGAATTACTAAGTGGCATGTTCGGAGAACCGGAATGGCCGGCATGGAGATGGGATGAAAATCATAAAAGTGGAAATCCTTATCCGACACATGGTCTAGGACCGGTATGCTGGGCTATGGATATCAATCGTGGCGACAAAATGGAATATCTGACCTCCATATCAACCGATGATTTCATGATGGAAGCAAAAGCGAAAGAGTTGGCGGCTAAAAATGATTATTATAAACCGATGGCGGCAATGAAATATAGAGGTAATATGAATACAACAACTGTTCGTACGGCGAAAGGTAAAACAATTATGATCCAACATGATGTAAGTACTCCTCATCCATACGATCGTTTGCATGTACTGACTGGAACAAAAGGTTCTTGCCGCAAATATCCCGAACCAGGTAAAGTTGCATTTGGGCACGATTATATTTCGCAAGAGAAGATGACAGAACTGGAAGAACAATATACTCCAGAGGTTGTTAAACACATTTCTGAAGTTGCCAAAATTATAGGAGGTCATGGAGGTATGGATTTTATTATGGATTGGAGAATGATCGATTGCTTACGTAACGGCTTGCCTTTGGATATGGATGTATATGATGCGGCAGCATGGTGTAGTATTACGCCATTAAGTTATTGGTCGGTAGCAAATCGTTCCAATTCAATTGATGTTCCGGATTTTACAGGAGGATCTTGGAAAAAGAATCGTCCGGTGGATCTTTCTCTTCGTGGAGGTGGAAATACGAATGTTGTAGAACAACCGAAATCCTAA
- a CDS encoding RNA polymerase sigma-70 factor, giving the protein MEKKEELHLIHSLKSGNNQAYKYIYDHHYVLLCKIAYEFLKDDFLAESIVDDIIFHLWEKRDTLEITTSLRSYLVQAVRNRCINYLNLEREKREVRFSVIDQQNEWINSVFPSDDYPLARLLENELEQEIRNAINRLPEECKVVFKKSRFEEKRYEQIAEELGISVNTVKYHIKNAISRLSADLSKYLLLLICCFWI; this is encoded by the coding sequence ATGGAAAAAAAGGAAGAACTACATTTGATTCATTCCCTGAAATCAGGAAATAATCAAGCATACAAATACATATATGATCATCATTATGTACTGTTATGTAAGATTGCCTATGAATTCCTGAAAGACGATTTTCTGGCTGAAAGTATTGTCGACGATATTATTTTTCATCTTTGGGAGAAAAGGGATACCCTTGAAATTACCACCTCCCTGCGCAGTTATCTGGTTCAGGCTGTCCGTAACCGTTGTATAAATTATCTGAACCTGGAAAGAGAAAAAAGAGAAGTCCGCTTTTCAGTCATCGACCAGCAAAATGAGTGGATAAATTCTGTCTTCCCATCCGACGACTACCCGCTGGCACGATTGCTGGAGAATGAGCTCGAACAAGAGATCAGGAATGCTATAAACAGACTTCCTGAAGAATGTAAAGTTGTATTCAAAAAAAGCCGCTTCGAAGAAAAACGATATGAACAAATAGCTGAAGAACTCGGCATTTCCGTCAATACGGTAAAATATCATATAAAAAATGCGATATCTCGCCTAAGTGCTGATCTAAGTAAGTATTTGCTCCTGCTCATATGCTGTTTTTGGATTTAA
- a CDS encoding family 20 glycosylhydrolase yields MNKKICYQACLFLFMFFMGVQEIYSQKDAKEWNKLPIKALLLAPPEPGQVESFCHFIKDALPKEGINTLVVRFKYRYKFESHPELADTLALSKSEVKQIVQACKDVGIRLIPKMNLLGHQSEGTHVEPLLIKYPEFDESPGVDPPVPWVDAYPQGGFLCKSLCPQHPDIYKILFPLMDELIDVCEADAFHVGLDEVWIIAHEKCPRCFGGDRSAIYAEHVRNLYNHLKSKSCEMWMWGDRLIDGKTTGLGAWQASLSDTHRAIDLIPKDIMICDWKYEDAPPTPEYFAIKGFNVLVSTFWKSDVAIDQLKMLEMVRRNGAKESYSPILSSRMQGIFTTSWEPAENFINTYYGRPAKRDSKAAKAFKTIMEYVRVSENKD; encoded by the coding sequence ATGAACAAGAAAATTTGTTATCAGGCATGTTTATTTTTATTCATGTTTTTCATGGGGGTTCAGGAGATATATTCACAAAAAGACGCTAAAGAGTGGAATAAATTACCGATTAAAGCCCTTTTGTTAGCTCCTCCTGAACCAGGACAGGTAGAATCATTTTGTCATTTTATCAAAGACGCTTTGCCTAAAGAAGGAATTAATACCTTGGTTGTTCGATTTAAATATAGATATAAATTTGAGTCTCATCCGGAATTGGCAGATACATTGGCTCTGTCTAAAAGTGAAGTGAAACAGATAGTACAAGCCTGTAAGGATGTGGGTATACGTTTAATTCCTAAAATGAATCTGTTGGGACATCAATCGGAAGGAACACATGTAGAACCATTACTTATCAAATATCCAGAGTTTGACGAGTCTCCAGGGGTCGATCCTCCTGTCCCATGGGTAGACGCTTACCCTCAGGGCGGATTCCTTTGTAAAAGCTTATGCCCTCAACATCCGGATATATATAAAATTTTATTCCCTCTAATGGATGAGTTAATCGATGTTTGTGAGGCAGATGCTTTTCACGTAGGTTTGGATGAGGTTTGGATCATTGCCCATGAGAAATGCCCCAGATGTTTCGGAGGAGATCGGTCTGCAATTTATGCCGAACATGTAAGAAATCTTTATAACCACCTTAAGAGTAAAAGTTGTGAGATGTGGATGTGGGGGGATAGACTGATCGATGGAAAAACGACGGGGCTAGGAGCATGGCAAGCCAGTTTGTCTGATACACATAGGGCTATTGATTTGATCCCGAAAGATATAATGATTTGTGATTGGAAATATGAAGATGCTCCGCCTACACCTGAATATTTTGCTATAAAAGGATTTAATGTATTGGTCAGTACATTTTGGAAATCTGATGTTGCCATAGACCAACTGAAAATGTTGGAAATGGTACGAAGAAACGGAGCTAAAGAAAGTTATTCTCCTATCCTGTCTTCTAGGATGCAAGGAATATTTACGACTTCCTGGGAACCCGCCGAAAACTTTATAAATACCTATTATGGTCGACCGGCTAAGCGGGATAGCAAAGCGGCAAAAGCCTTTAAAACTATAATGGAATATGTTCGAGTTTCCGAAAATAAGGACTGA